The Candidatus Hydrogenedentota bacterium genome includes a window with the following:
- a CDS encoding DUF2190 family protein, which yields MQTYIQEGRTLTLTPAADVAAGVGYLFGAGLFGVALAPVTSGAAGEFITEGVVTIGKTSALAISVGDRVFWDATNKVVNKTAAAQVCVGVAVSAAANPSSTVRIKLGTYLPAGT from the coding sequence ATGCAGACGTACATCCAGGAGGGCCGCACCCTCACCCTGACGCCCGCGGCCGATGTGGCCGCGGGCGTCGGCTACCTCTTCGGCGCCGGGCTGTTCGGCGTGGCGCTGGCACCGGTGACCAGCGGCGCCGCGGGCGAGTTCATCACCGAAGGCGTGGTGACCATCGGCAAGACCAGCGCGCTGGCGATCAGCGTCGGCGATCGCGTGTTCTGGGATGCCACCAACAAAGTGGTCAACAAGACCGCAGCCGCGCAGGTGTGCGTGGGCGTGGCCGTGTCGGCCGCGGCCAACCCGTCGAGCACGGTGAGAATCAAGCTCGGCACGTATCTGCCGGCCGGGACCTGA